From the Prochlorococcus sp. MIT 1223 genome, the window GTTGTATTGGGTTTAACAGGCTGCCTAAAAGAAACGCAACAGGCTTCGTCTTTAAAGGAAGAAATAGTTAAACCTGTTGAATCTGTAGCAGCATTGGGTCAACTTTCTCCTTATGGGGAAGTTAGACGACTAGCTGCCCCTTTAAGTAGTTTCGGTGGTACACCTAGAGTCTCTAAGCTTTTAATTAAAGAAGGAGATGTCGTTACTCAAGGACAGATATTGGCTGTGTTTGATAGTCAACCAAAGATCATTTCTGACCTTTCATCAAAACAAGTTAGATATAAAACACTTACTAAAAATATTTCTTATCAGTTAAAAGATATCTCTCGTTATCAGCAAGCGGCACTAAAGGGTGCTTTCCCAATTGCCTTGCTTGAAGAGAAAAAAGATGAACTTTTAAAATTAGAAGGACAAAGAGATGAGATACTTGCTGAAATTACTGGTTTAAAGTCAGAACTTAGAGACAGCCAATTGTTAAGTCCAATTGATGGAATGATACTTAAAGTAAATACTCGTGTTGGAGAGAGACCAGGACTTGAAGGCGTTCTAGAAGTTGGAGCAAGCCAATTAATGCAAGCATTGGTTGAAGTTTATGAATCTGATATTTCAAGAATTAGAGTTGGTCAGTCTGTGTCATTAATCAGCGAAAATGGAGGCTTTGACGAGATTCTTTTAGGGACTGTTGAAAGAATTAGTCCTCAAGTAAGACAAAGAAAGGTTTTATCAACAGATCCAACTGGAGATGCTGATGCAAGGGTTGTTGAAGTCAGGGTAAAACTCCTTCCTAATTATATTAAATCTGTTAGTCATTTAACAGGAATCAAAGTTATTGCAAAATTTAAACCAGAGTGAACATTAATTTTTGGACTTCTCGGCAAATACCTCTTTCTTGGTTGTTATTGACAAGACAGCCTTTGAGACTTTTTGTTGCTATCGCTGGAATTTGTTTTGCTGGAATTTTGATGTTTATGCAATTGGGGTTTAGAGATGGTCTGTTTGACACAAGTGTGACTGTTCACAAGCTTTTTGATGCAGATATTGTCTTAATTAGCCCCAGGTCTAAGAGTTCTATAAGTATGAGTGGTTTTCCAAGGAGAAGGCTCATTCAAGCGATGGCACATAAAGATGTATTAGGAACAACTCCCGTTAACTGGACGTTTGTTTTATGGAGAAATCCTAAAACACTTTCTACGAGATCAATACTTGCTCTTGGCTTTGAGCCAACAGACCCTTTGTTAAAAGAGGAAGGATTCAACGCTAAGGCTAAAACTCTTACAAATGTTGGCAGAGTTTTATTTGATGAGCTTTCTAGAGATGAGTTTGGTCCTATACCTCAATGGTTTCGTTCTGGACGTCCAGTTGAGACTGAAGTTGCTGGTAAGCGAGTACGAGTCTCTGGTCTTGTTAAACTTGGCCCTTCCTTTGGCGCTGATGGAAATCTCTTAACTAGCAGAGAAACTTTTTTGAAATTATTACCGAACACTCCTTCTGGAAGTATTGAAATAGGGCTTGTAAGATTAATCAATAAAGCGGATCCCGTTAAAGTTGCGAAATCCCTTCAGTTAAGTCTTCCAAGGGATGTAAAGGTTTTGACTCAAAAAGAATTTATTGAGTTTGAAAAAAATTATTGGAGAAATAGTACTTCTATAGGATTTATTTTTTCACTTGGAGCAGCAATGGGATTTGTTGTTGGATGCGTAATTGTTTATCAAATTCTATATAGCGATGTAAGTGATCATTTAGCAGAATATGCAACATTAATGGCTATGGGATACAAATTAAAAACTTTGTTAGGAGTGGTAGCCAGAGAAGGAATTTTGCTTTCAATAATGGGATATTTGCCGGCATATATATCTGGTCAAGGGCTTTATTCGCTTGTAAGAAGTTCTACTAAATTGCCTGTAGTGATGACTTTTGAAAGAGCATCACTTGTTTTGATCCTCATTTTATTTATGTGCATGGGATCTGCTCTTGTTGCTATGCGACGTCTTTCGGATGCTGATCCTGCCGAAATTTTCTAATGAGAGCACACTATGAATTTTGTTTTTTGTTAATTTGATTTCTGATTCTGAATTAACTGTTGAAATAAATTCTCTTTGTCATTGGTTTGGCAAAGGGACAATGAGGCGACAGGTCCTCCAATCTGTTTCTATGAAAATTGCACCAGGAGAAGTTGTATTGCTAACTGGACCCTCTGGTTGTGGCAAAACCACGTTGCTTACCCTTATCGGTGCTCTTAGACAAATTGAGAAAGGAGAGTTAAATGTTTTAGGGAAACAATTGCATAGTGCGAGTAGAAATAGCAGGCAGTTGATTAGAAGAAAGATTGGGATGATTTTCCAAGGTCATAATTTACTTCGTTGTCTTACTGCTGAGCAGAATGTTCAGATGGGATCTGACTTGTTAGAGGGTTTTTCATACCGGGCTCGAAGAGATCAAGCGCGTGAGTGGCTGAGGGCTGTTGGATTAAGTGATCATATGAGTAAGCTTCCCCACAATCTTTCAGGTGGACAAAAACAAAGAGTCGCTATCGCTAGAGCCTTAGCAGCGAGACCAAGACTTCTTTTGGCCGATGAGCCCACCTCTGCTCTTGATAGCAGTACTGGTAGAGAAATTGTTGATTTACTAAAAAAATTAGCATTAGAGCAATCTTGCTCAGTCCTTATGGTCACTCATGACCCAAGGATATTAGATATTGCAGATCGAGTGTTAAAAATGGAAGATGGCAGATTAATGTCCTCGATTGAGTAAGTTGGGTAGATATAGTTTTTAGGACTTTTTGACGAATGGCTAAAAGAAGAAACCTTAAGAAGGAAAAACAAGAGAGAAATCGTGCTTATGCAAGGAGATTTAAGAAGCGTAAGTTGAGAAATGATGGTCGTGGAGAAGGTGCAGGAAATGGGGTTACTGGTACTGCTAATAATGGAGGAGCAGCAGACTGACTTCTAAAATGAGTTTTTTTAAAAGAAAAAATACTTTTTATGGTGTTATTTAATGTTTATAAGTGTTATTATTCCCACTTATAATCGGAAGCTTATTCTTGAGAAGTGTCTAAATGCTCTCGAGAAACAAATCATAATACCTGAAATAAAAGAGTATGAAATCGTAGTTATAGACGATGGTTCAACTGATGGGACGATTCCTTGGTTAAAAAAGAGTGGTAAATTATTTCCTCATCTTCGACTTTTAGAGCAGGAACATAGAGGTCCCGCAGAAGCTCGAAATCTTGGAGTATTAAATAGTTTTGGTGATTTAATAATATTTATAGATAGCGACTTGGTAGTTACTGAATTGTTTTTAAGTTCTCATGTTAAATCTTTAATAAGCACTTGGAATAGACGGAAGGACCGTCTTTGTTTCACCTATGGATCTGTTATAAATACTTCAAATTTAGAATTCCCAACATCAGAGCCTTATAAGTTATCAGATCTTTCTTGGGCTTATTTTGCTACTGGAAATGTAGCGATTGATAAAAACGTTCTCTTAAAATCGGGCCTTTTTGATACCTCTTTCCATCTTTATGGATGGGAGGATTTGGAGCTGGGGGAAAGACTACGCCAAATGGGAGTTCAACTTGTTCAATGCCCAAAGGCAATTGGTTATCATTGGCATCCTGCATTGACTTTAGAGAAAATCCCAGATCTTATAAGGGTTGAAAAGGAGAGGTCAAAAATGGCATTGGTTTTTTATCGAAAACACCCGACTTTAAGAGTTCGCTTTATTATCCAATACACTTTTATTCATAGACTGCTATGGGAAAGTCTGACACTAGGTGGCTTGATTAATGAGAAAACACTTCGCCCTCTTATAGCTGTTCTTATTCGTAGAGGTAATTCAAATTTAGCAATGAATATTTTAAGAATTCCTTTAAATCTTATTGGGGTTAGGGCTATTTATAGAGAAGCTAAGTCTATTCACCATAATTGAGCATTCTATTTGATAAATTATATAAGTAAACAAAAAACACACACTTGACTGTTTCGGGTGATTATTGACTCTAAGTCGTATTGATCTTGTCAAGTGGAGGCCAACTCGAAACTAAGAACAAATTATGGCTGTTGTAACTCTCTCAGAGATGATGGAGGCTGGTGCACATTTTGGCCACCAGACGAGAAGATGGAATCCAAAGATGTCTCGTTACATCTATTGCGCTCGAAATGGAGTGCACATTATTGATCTAGTAAAGACTGCAGTATGTATGAATAGTGCATACAAGTGGACTAGATCTGCGGCAAGAGGAGGGAAAAGATTTCTTTTTGTTGGTACTAAAAAACAAGCATCTGAAGTAATTGCTCAAGAAGCTATGAGATGCGGAGCTGCCTATGTGAATCAACGCTGGCTTGGTGGAATGCTCACTAACTGGACCACAATGAAGGCTCGTATTGACCGATTAAAAGATCTAGAAAGAATGGAATCCAGTGGAGCAATTGCAATGAGACCTAAGAAAGAGGGGGCTGTATTGAGACGAGAATTAGAAAGACTTCGTAAATATCTTGGAGGCTTAAAAAATATGAAAAGATTACCGGATGTTGTTGTTCTTGTCGATCAGCGAAGAGAAACTAATGCTGTCTTAGAAGCGAGAAAGCTTGATATTCCTTTGATTTCGATGCTTGATACTAATTGTGATCCTGATCTGTGTGAAGTACCAATTCCTTGTAATGATGATGCTGTTCGCTCAGTTCAATTAATTCTTGGACGATTGGCAGACGCTATCAACGAAGGCCGTCATGGCTCTAATGATAAAGGTGGTTCTGATGGAGGCAGAAGATAGCATCTATCGCTAAATTTTTTAAGTTTATAAGTCTTTAATTTATAGTTCACTTAGTAATCTTTATTAACTCCAATCTCTTTTTAAAATGGTTGCAATAACAGCGAAACTCGTCAAGGACCTGCGCGATAAAACAGGTGCAGGAATGATGGATTGCAAGAAAGCTCTAGCAGAAACTTCTGGTGATGTTGAAAAAGCAATTCAATGGTTAAGACAAAAAGGCATAGCTAGCGCTGAAAAGAAATCTGGTAGAGTTGCCGCTGAAGGAGCAGTTGGAAGTTACATTCATACAGGCTCTAGAGTAGGAGTTTTGCTTGAGTTGAATTGTGAGACTGATTTTGTTGCTCGCGGAGAAAAATTTCAAGGTCTTTTGAAGGATCTGGCTATGCAAGTAGCAGCTTGCCCTAATGTTGAATATGTAAGCGTTGATGATATACCAGATGATATAGCTGATAAAGAAAAATCAATAGAAATGGGGAGAGATGACCTGTCTGGCAAGCCAGAGCAAATTAAGGAAAAGATTGTTGAGGGCAGAATTGGGAAAAGATTAAAAGAACTTGCATTATTAGAACAGCCTTTTATCCGAGATAGCTCTTCAAGTGTTGGCGAACTTGTTAAAGAAGTAGCAGGTCAAATAGGAGAGAATATTAAAGTTCGTCGTTTTACTAGATATACTTTAGGAGAGGGTATTGATGTCGAAGAGGCAGACTTTGCATCAGAAGTGGCATCTATGACTGATATTAAAAATTGAATTTACCAAAAGATAATTCTTCAAAATATAAACCTGAGAAGCAGCTTGAGCTTTTAAGACTGCAGTGTAAAGAACTGTCTCCAGAACTATATAAACTTAATGCTTTATATCTTAAATTAATTCGTTCAATTTTACCTAATGCGGTGCGCCAGTCAGTTTTCTTGCTTATAACTGATCAAGGTAAATATCAAATGGAATCTTCAACCTTAAACTCTAAAAATGTATATTTGAATAAAATTGATACACTTATCTCAAGCAATCTATCATTATTGACAATTGAGCATTTAATGAATGTTTCAGAAGAATTAGAAAAAGAGAATGAAGAAAAAATCAAGCAAAATCAAAAGGCAATTCTATCTGAATTTGATCTAAATAATGTTTCATCTAATGCTAGCTCTAGGACCATTTCTGAATCGATAGAAATACCTTCTAACCCTCCCCTTGAATTTCCAGAAAGGATATACGAGTCATTTTTTAAAAATGATCTTCAGATAGAAGAGAATGTTTCATTTCCTAATTTAAAAAATAATACTCATAAATTAAGTTCTGAATTAGACAGAAGAAAAGAATCTTCCAAGAATGAAGGGCAATTCAAAATTAAACGTTTAAATGATAATAATGGCCTGGCTGGTTTGAGGAGAATCTTTCAGATAGCTGGAGATACCATGCTCTTTAAAAAAAATAATGATCAAAATAATGAAAGTAGAAGAATAGAGGAAGTTAATAATGGAAATGATTCAATAACAGAATCACCAACAGCCAAAGCTGGATTTTTACCTGAAGATCCTTATGAGCTTTATAAATGGATGAATTCATTGGAGTTATCTTTGATTAGAATTCTTAGAGATTTATCAAATTCAATAAATATAGAGCTGCTATCTGGTGGGTTTATAAATAATTTAATACCTGTCAGTATTCTCGATTCAGCGGTTGCTGGGCAGATTCATTCGCAAAACGCCCCATCTAATTTATTAAGGATATATGTTCCGATTAATAGTGCTCTTTCTGATCAAGCTATAGATATTACTTGTGTTTTGATACGGCCTTCTGAGCTTGAATTTGACAATCACAGACTAAGAAAATGTAAGTCCTTGCTTAATCAACAAAGGCACCTTTTACTCAAAATGATAAAACAGCATAGCCATTGGCAAAATCGCTTGCTGGCTAATGAAGTAAGTCAACAATGGTTGAAGAAACCCCTAAATTCCAACAATCCAACCACAACAAAGGGCTGACTGATAAAGAGGTCGGATTATTTCAAGCATGGACTCGTCTACTTCAAAAGGCTTTGACCTTAGAGGTTGAAAATGATTTCAAAAATCTTCAAGGTAGAAATGAATTATTCAATGCGTTTATTTCAAGGCAATTAAAAGCTTTCCCTGCATTTTTGTCAAAAGACTCTATTGCGCGATTACAAGAATTTGAAAAAGGATTCAATGGCTACCCATCTTTGCCAGAACCTCGGAAACGTAGACTAGTCATTGACTTAAGACATCAACTC encodes:
- a CDS encoding HlyD family efflux transporter periplasmic adaptor subunit — its product is MKSFLVSSFGLFVVLGLTGCLKETQQASSLKEEIVKPVESVAALGQLSPYGEVRRLAAPLSSFGGTPRVSKLLIKEGDVVTQGQILAVFDSQPKIISDLSSKQVRYKTLTKNISYQLKDISRYQQAALKGAFPIALLEEKKDELLKLEGQRDEILAEITGLKSELRDSQLLSPIDGMILKVNTRVGERPGLEGVLEVGASQLMQALVEVYESDISRIRVGQSVSLISENGGFDEILLGTVERISPQVRQRKVLSTDPTGDADARVVEVRVKLLPNYIKSVSHLTGIKVIAKFKPE
- the devC gene encoding ABC transporter permease DevC, with product MNINFWTSRQIPLSWLLLTRQPLRLFVAIAGICFAGILMFMQLGFRDGLFDTSVTVHKLFDADIVLISPRSKSSISMSGFPRRRLIQAMAHKDVLGTTPVNWTFVLWRNPKTLSTRSILALGFEPTDPLLKEEGFNAKAKTLTNVGRVLFDELSRDEFGPIPQWFRSGRPVETEVAGKRVRVSGLVKLGPSFGADGNLLTSRETFLKLLPNTPSGSIEIGLVRLINKADPVKVAKSLQLSLPRDVKVLTQKEFIEFEKNYWRNSTSIGFIFSLGAAMGFVVGCVIVYQILYSDVSDHLAEYATLMAMGYKLKTLLGVVAREGILLSIMGYLPAYISGQGLYSLVRSSTKLPVVMTFERASLVLILILFMCMGSALVAMRRLSDADPAEIF
- a CDS encoding DevA family ABC transporter ATP-binding protein → MSDSELTVEINSLCHWFGKGTMRRQVLQSVSMKIAPGEVVLLTGPSGCGKTTLLTLIGALRQIEKGELNVLGKQLHSASRNSRQLIRRKIGMIFQGHNLLRCLTAEQNVQMGSDLLEGFSYRARRDQAREWLRAVGLSDHMSKLPHNLSGGQKQRVAIARALAARPRLLLADEPTSALDSSTGREIVDLLKKLALEQSCSVLMVTHDPRILDIADRVLKMEDGRLMSSIE
- a CDS encoding glycosyltransferase family 2 protein, producing the protein MFISVIIPTYNRKLILEKCLNALEKQIIIPEIKEYEIVVIDDGSTDGTIPWLKKSGKLFPHLRLLEQEHRGPAEARNLGVLNSFGDLIIFIDSDLVVTELFLSSHVKSLISTWNRRKDRLCFTYGSVINTSNLEFPTSEPYKLSDLSWAYFATGNVAIDKNVLLKSGLFDTSFHLYGWEDLELGERLRQMGVQLVQCPKAIGYHWHPALTLEKIPDLIRVEKERSKMALVFYRKHPTLRVRFIIQYTFIHRLLWESLTLGGLINEKTLRPLIAVLIRRGNSNLAMNILRIPLNLIGVRAIYREAKSIHHN
- the rpsB gene encoding 30S ribosomal protein S2 — its product is MAVVTLSEMMEAGAHFGHQTRRWNPKMSRYIYCARNGVHIIDLVKTAVCMNSAYKWTRSAARGGKRFLFVGTKKQASEVIAQEAMRCGAAYVNQRWLGGMLTNWTTMKARIDRLKDLERMESSGAIAMRPKKEGAVLRRELERLRKYLGGLKNMKRLPDVVVLVDQRRETNAVLEARKLDIPLISMLDTNCDPDLCEVPIPCNDDAVRSVQLILGRLADAINEGRHGSNDKGGSDGGRR
- the tsf gene encoding translation elongation factor Ts; this translates as MVAITAKLVKDLRDKTGAGMMDCKKALAETSGDVEKAIQWLRQKGIASAEKKSGRVAAEGAVGSYIHTGSRVGVLLELNCETDFVARGEKFQGLLKDLAMQVAACPNVEYVSVDDIPDDIADKEKSIEMGRDDLSGKPEQIKEKIVEGRIGKRLKELALLEQPFIRDSSSSVGELVKEVAGQIGENIKVRRFTRYTLGEGIDVEEADFASEVASMTDIKN